A genomic stretch from Narcine bancroftii isolate sNarBan1 chromosome 9, sNarBan1.hap1, whole genome shotgun sequence includes:
- the LOC138743538 gene encoding DNA repair protein SWI5 homolog, whose amino-acid sequence IELEDLQKKSEDLDQQIAELISEGYTLELNQYIVQLHEYNDIKDDVGQMLLGKLAVVRGVTIKDLDNEFGLELDD is encoded by the exons ATTGAACTCGAAGATCTGCAAAAGAAATCTGAAGATCTTGACCAACAGATTGCTGAATTGATCTCAGAAGGGTATACGCTTGAACTTAATCAATACATTGTCCAGCTCCACGAGTACAATGACATCAAGGAT gatgttgGCCAGATGCTGTTGGGAAAACTGGCAGTGGTCAGAGGGGTCACCATCAAGGATCTGGACAATGAGTTTGGACTGGAATTGGATGACTAG